The Nitrospinaceae bacterium genome includes a region encoding these proteins:
- the ureG gene encoding urease accessory protein UreG — protein sequence MSKEPVKIGVGGPVGSGKTALVDKLCQSLRDKYSIAVVTNDIYTKEDAQFLTRSGALPPERIRGVETGGCPHTAIREDISLNREAMENLMREHVPLDIIFIESGGDNLAATFSPELVDTSIYVIDVSAGDKIPRKGGPGITRSELLLINKIDLAPLVGASLEVMDRDAKKMRGERPFFFSNLKSEEGLDKVIRWIESDVLFVGA from the coding sequence ATGTCTAAAGAACCCGTGAAAATTGGGGTGGGTGGTCCCGTTGGTTCGGGAAAGACGGCGCTGGTGGACAAGCTCTGCCAATCGCTTCGCGATAAATATTCTATTGCTGTCGTTACGAATGACATTTACACGAAAGAGGACGCCCAGTTTCTCACCCGAAGTGGTGCGCTCCCTCCTGAGCGAATACGGGGGGTCGAGACGGGTGGTTGTCCCCATACCGCCATTCGGGAGGATATCTCTCTCAACCGCGAGGCCATGGAAAACTTGATGCGGGAGCATGTTCCTCTCGACATTATTTTCATCGAGAGTGGCGGAGACAATCTGGCCGCGACGTTCAGCCCCGAGTTGGTCGACACTTCGATCTATGTCATCGATGTGTCGGCGGGTGACAAGATTCCCCGAAAAGGAGGCCCCGGCATTACGCGCTCGGAATTGTTGTTGATTAATAAAATTGATCTTGCGCCGCTGGTTGGCGCGAGCCTTGAGGTGATGGATCGTGACGCAAAGAAAATGCGCGGTGAAAGGCCTTTCTTCTTTAGTAATCTGAAGTCGGAAGAAGGGTTGGACAAGGTGATTCGCTGGATCGAATCAGACGTCCTGTTCGTGGGGGCATGA
- a CDS encoding NAD(P)-dependent oxidoreductase produces the protein MAEKVGIVGIGLMGSALSGGLLQEGFEVQGFDTDGRRLDEFTERGGTAVDSPAAAAQGVNWMITSLPHGEIVREVALGANGIIEGAEKGLILCDASTTSPEDTEKLGSDLAERGIRFLDTCVSGTSAMAWEKDLIVIAGGEKSDFEACRPYLESFSRAAYHMGPVGSGALTKLIINLVLAGNRLALGEGLTLGTKAGMDVNNLLAVLQDGACHSKTMLDKGPKMVEGNYEPEGRMSTETPRLMIEQGSRFGAPTMVASMWLQLVQAGCEMGLAEQDPVAFHEAQRVLAGLPGRVE, from the coding sequence ATGGCTGAAAAAGTAGGCATCGTGGGCATTGGCCTGATGGGGTCTGCCCTCTCGGGAGGGTTGCTACAAGAAGGGTTTGAAGTCCAGGGATTTGATACCGATGGCCGCAGGCTGGATGAGTTCACCGAGCGGGGAGGCACTGCGGTGGATTCTCCTGCAGCAGCGGCCCAGGGCGTCAACTGGATGATAACGTCGCTACCCCATGGAGAAATAGTCAGAGAAGTCGCACTCGGGGCCAACGGAATTATCGAAGGGGCCGAAAAAGGTCTAATACTCTGCGATGCATCGACCACCAGCCCCGAGGATACCGAAAAACTTGGGAGCGACCTCGCCGAGCGCGGCATTCGATTTCTCGACACCTGCGTAAGCGGCACGAGCGCCATGGCTTGGGAAAAAGATCTCATCGTTATCGCCGGCGGCGAGAAAAGTGATTTTGAAGCATGCCGCCCATACTTAGAGTCCTTCAGCCGGGCGGCCTACCACATGGGACCCGTTGGGTCCGGCGCCTTGACGAAACTCATCATCAATCTTGTTCTCGCCGGAAATCGGCTGGCGCTGGGAGAGGGCCTGACGCTCGGAACAAAAGCGGGGATGGACGTGAACAACTTGCTTGCCGTGCTTCAGGACGGTGCCTGCCACTCAAAGACAATGCTCGACAAGGGGCCGAAGATGGTCGAGGGCAACTACGAGCCCGAGGGAAGAATGTCTACGGAAACTCCTCGGCTCATGATCGAGCAAGGAAGCCGCTTCGGCGCGCCAACGATGGTGGCGAGCATGTGGCTGCAGCTTGTACAGGCGGGCTGCGAGATGGGTCTCGCCGAGCAGGACCCCGTCGCCTTCCATGAGGCGCAGCGCGTGCTGGCCGGTCTGCCCGGAAGAGTCGAATAA